Part of the Sphingobacterium sp. LZ7M1 genome, GCGGTTATCGCTGTATAAGCCAACAAAGTTGATCCTACCCTCAACGATTCCAGTCTTAGGATCGATGATCACCATTTCGTCTTTATCGCCGTAATAGAGGTTTGCATAGATCTTGCCGTCAATGAATTCCAATTCATTTAACTTTTCTACAGGACCATTATCATCAAAAACAGCAATGGAACCTGTTTCTGCTAATGTTGCTTGATCTAAGAAATATAGATTGTTGGATCCATCGGATTTGATGAACTGTTCGCCATCATTGGTCAAGCCCCAGCCTTCTTTGCTGTTCTGGTAATCAAAGGACTTCAATAGCTTGAATGTATTTTTATCATATACATGCCCCTTGTTGTTCTGCCAAGTCAATACGTACATGTTATTTCCAACTACGGTCATCCCTTCACCAAATTCATCAGCCGCTAGGTCTGCTTTCTGAAGGACCTTGCCTGTTGCTAACTCCACTTTCCGCAAGGTAGATTCACCTAACTGACCGGTAGTTTCATATAAAGTTCCGTTTTCGAAGAATAGCCCTTGGGTAAAGGCTCCTTGATCGTGCGGATAGGTATTTACTACTTCAAAAGCGTATTGCTTTGGAGCGGGCGGAACGACCAAGACTTCGCTGTATGCTATATCCTCTTTGCCTTGGGAATACACCTTTGCACTCAATCTTTTATTTCCATAGCTATAGGCGTCAGTATCAAACACGACCGCTGTTGTGTCGGTTTTACGGTCAAAAATATCACCATCCACCGAATAGACCACTGAGTCTACTGCTGCGTCAGGAAATTTCAACTTCACTTGCACCTTCTCCCCTTTCAGGACCTTGCTGTTATTGGTTGGATTGATAAATTCAACCTTGCTTTGTTGGGTTTTACAACCGATGACCAAGGAAATGGAAAGGATAGTTAGTGCCTGAATGCTAAGCTTTAGTTTCTTATTCATATTAATAATTCCAAAATGCGTCTTTTATATATGTTGATTTTCCGTCTATAAAGGTAATGACATCGAACCTGATTTCTCCACGATGATCTTTTTGCATGATATAGGCTTCTGCGGCCCTACTCAGTCTATTTTGTTTTTGTGAATTGATCATATCCCTTTCGGTTCCAAACGCCGAAGAAGACCTTACTTTCACTTCCACAAATACCAAAACGTCATTATCATGGGCGATAATATCTACCTCTAGATTTTTATGTCGCCAATTTAATTCAATAATTTGAAAACCAATCTTTTTTAAAAATAAAACCGCCATTTCTTCACCTTTTGTTCCAGTGGTCTTGCGGTCCATTTTTGTTATTTTACGATTGTATTTCCAAGAAAATCACCCAACAGCTTCTCGCCTTCTTTCAGCTTCTGATATTTGGCGATCAAGAGCAACATATCATCAGGGTCCTTACAGTTTTTAAGCTCTTCCCTGATTCTATGCATTTCCTGTTCGATCTTATTCTTCTTCACCCTATAGATCAATTGGTTGACCAGATCTTTCAACTGATCTTTCTCCTCGGGCACAAAGATCTTACGCTTGTCATCATTCCAGTTGGGACTGATTTCATATTTTGTGGCAATGCTGTCCACCGCTAACCTGGATACTTCCTCATCTTCATGGGAGAAGAAGAATTTAGCTTCCGGTACTTCAAAGTTTTCAGCCTGCTTTTTAAACTCGTCGATAATCTTGATGCTGGCCTTGTCTTCAAAACTGACATCGTCCATGCTTGCCAATAGATACGGAGCAACTGGAATATCGCCATCCCCTTCCCAAACGACCAACTCACGCCCATAGTTTAACAGTACGCGAACAAGTTCCCTTTCCATCAGGATTTCGGAAGTTATCTGCTGTACCGTAGGCTCAGGAACAGTTATTCCCTCTGCAGCCATCGCAGCCAGCATTTCTGCTGGAATAAAATCATCCGCTGGGTAATCTGGACTAGGTTCAGGACTGGCACTTGCTGCCTTTCTATCCCTTGCCTTAGCCTTATCCATCCGGATCTTATTTAATTCGGTAAGGAGAACCCGCTCTTCGATATCCAACAAACCACTACATTGGCGGAGGTACACAGAAACCTTGATCTCATCAGGGATGAGGGCAATACTGTTTACGACCTCTCGTATCACTTCCGCTCGCTTGATGGGGTCTTCCTTGGCGTCTCGTAATAAGATGTTGGTTTTATAGAAAACAAAATCTTCCTGATGCTTATTGATATGCTCCTTGAAAGCGGATGCTCCATATTTCTGAACGTAGGAGTCTGGGTCATTCCCATCAGGAAATAGCAGGACCTTGACGTTCAAGCCCTCTTCCAATAACATATCTGTTCCCCGCAATGAGGCCTTGATCCCTGCTTCATCACCGTCATACAGAATAACGACATTTTTGCTGTACCTCGATATAAGCTTGATCTGTCCTGTTGTCAGGGAGGTTCCGGATGAGGAAACGACGTTCTCTACGCCTGCCTGATGACAGGAAAGCACGTCTGCATAACCTTCAACCAAGTAACACACATCCTGCTCGGAGATCGCTTTCTTTGCTAAATGCAATCCGTAAAGGACATTGGATTTATGGTAGATTTCGGACTCCGGAGAGTTTACATACTTAGGGACGTTCTTGTCCGTCTTTAGGGTCCTTCCCCCAAAACCAATGACACGCCCAGTGAGGTTGTGGATAGGGAAAATTACCCGCCCACGGAAGCGATCGTATAGAGACTTATCATCCCGCTCAACGGCTAGACCTACCTCTGCAAGGTATTCCTTACTAAATCCTTCTGTTAATGCGGCATCCACCAAACTTGTCCAGGCTTCAGGAGAGTATCCTAGTTCGAACTTTTGAATGGTCTCATCCCGATATCCGCGTTCGCGAAAATAGCTCAGGCCAATGCTCTTGCCCAAGTCCGTTTCCCAAAGTTGGGTTTTGAAATATTTCCCAGCCCATTGGCTCAGGACGTACAGACTCTCTCTTTTATCTTGTGCTGCAAGCTGAGCAGGACTGCGCTCAACTTCCTCGATTGGAATATTGTATTTGTTGGCCAAATAGCGAATGGCTTCGGGATAGGCATACTTCTCATGCTCCATCACAAACTTGAGGGAATCTCCGCCTGCCCCACAGCCGAAACACTTATAGATCCCTTTCGATACCGACACATGGAAGGAAGGCGTTTTCTCATTGTGGAATGGACAGTTCCCGATTAGGGATGTCCCTCTCTTTTTGAGATCGACAAAATCACCAACCACCTCCTCAATCCGAGCTGCATCGATGACTTTCTCTATGGTTTCCTTCTTGATCATGATTAACAAAGATAATAATATTAGATTTAGAGAATTAACAAAAGAATAAAGAGTTGGCAGAGGTAAACTCAAATAAAAAGAGAGAAAAAACTCTAGTCCTTTCTCTCTTGGCAATATGTATTAGGCTCCTTATTTCAGGACCTCATGTTTATCCAACTGCTCGAAAACCGAGTTCTTAGAAATATATTCCGGTACAATTTCCTTGATCAATTCCACAAGGACCATTGGATTATGGTTAGCTCCCTGGGCAGCTACCTGAGAACAAAGATGTTCGATCCTTTTCTTATTCATATCCAATTCCTCGGTCCTTACCCTTGCGATCATGATTTTTTCATGGTGAGTCTTGGTTGTATTTTCATTATCAGCCAATAGCTCCTCATAAATCTTCTCACCAGGTCTTAATCCGGTCACTTCGATTCCAATATCATCGGGGTAATTATAACCCTTCAAGCGTATCATACGAATCGCAAGATCCATGATCTTCACTGGCTTACCCATATCAAAGACGTAAATCTCACCACCTTGTCCCATTACTGCTGCCTCTTGAACCAATTGACAGGCTTCAGGAATCGTCATGAAATAACGGGTGATATCTTGATGGGTAACTGTTAATGGTCCGCCACGTTTCAGTTGTTTTTCAAACAATGGAATAACCGAACCATTAGAACCAAGCACATTCCCGAAACGGGTGACGATAAAGTTGGTCCTACTGTTTTTGTTCAATGCAGAAACATAGATTTCTGCCGCTCTTTTCGTAGCTCCCATCACATTCGTAGGGTTTACAGCCTTGTCGGTTGAAACCATGACAAACTTCTCGACGCCATACTTATCGGCCATGTCTGCTAAGTTCTTAGAACCCCATACATTCGTTAAGATTGACTCATATGGGTTTTGCTCCATCAATGGAACATGTTTATAGGCTGCCGCATGAAAGACAATATGCGGCCTGTAATGTTCGAAGACAGAATCCATAAATTGTCTATCCCGTACATTGCCCACCATAAAAATGGTATCCTTAAGGCAATTTGCCTTAAGCTCCTGTTGAATGTCGTACAATGCAGACTCAGCCTGATCTACCACAATCAATTTATCAAAATCAGTAAAACTGATCTGTCTAACCAATTCAGAACCAATCGAACCAGCACCTCCCGTTACTAAGATGACCTTATCACGCATCATTTCATGGATAACAGGATTCTCTAGTTTAATGGCCTCACGACCTAATAGATCGTCAATCTTCAAGGTTCTCAACTGCCTGGTCGCGACTTTACCGCTCATCAACTTCGCGGAAGTCGGCATAATCTTTAGCTTGACTGGCAATGGCTCTATTTGAGAAGAAATCTTCGATAAGCGATCCTTATTATTGTCATCAAGTGCAATAATGATACTATCAATTTTAAGCTTCTCAACAAATTCCTTGGTCAACCGGTCCATATTGATAATCTTATAGCCATTGATAAGCTTGCCAATCCTATTCGGATTATCATCAGCAAAAGCCACGACCTTAACTTTTTTCCGGGTATCATTTCTCAGAAGGTTCAGGGTAGTGGTTCCCATATTCCCCGCTCCAAAAATCAAAACATTTTCAACTTCACGACCTCCGAAAAAGAAGTTTTCATAGATAGTTCTGTAAAACACCCTGGCAGCCACCAAACAAACCGTTGTAAAGAAAGCATGGGTAAATAGTACGGCATAGGAAGGCCTAAAGAACTGGCTGATGACAGTCGTTTGATCAAAGTTCATGCGAACAATGGTGGATATTACCATCAATATAGCCCAGGCTGCAAAAACTGCCTTGAAAATACCCCAAGCATCACGGAAACCAGTCTGCCGAACGATGCCTCTGTAGGTTTTAAAATACAGGAATGAGATGTAATAAACTACTGCCACAAAAATGGATTTCTTAACCATCATCTCTACAGCAAACCGCCCTTTAAAGCTATTGATCACAAAATTCGACAGGTAATAGCAAAAAATCACTATTAGCATATCTATAAGCAAGATAACCCATCTTGGGCTGTCTTTTTTGAAGTATCTCCTCAGGCCAACTATATCCATTAACTATTAATATTATATTCTAAAATATAAATCCAAACCAAAAAGGGACAGGTCCGGGTTCGTGCGTCAAGCAAATATTAACAAAGTTGGTGCCATAATGTTACTATAAATTACCGACTGTTTCGAAAAAGGTTGGTATTGGTAAATTACAGTTATTCTTTTTTGCTTGAGTTTATAATTTATACCTCAAAAGTAAGAATTAATGAAATGAATATCAATTGATAAAACTAAATTAATGCATTCAAAGGTTTGGGTATTGGGAACTAAATAGGTTAGAAAATACTATAAAATAAAAAAGGAGCATTTTAAAATGCTCCTTATAAATATTGCTTTATTTTTTCTTAAACAGTTTTTTGAATTGCTTTTTCATTTTTGCGCGCAGTGAAACCGAGCTGGCATCCACATAGCCATAACCGTAGCCATAACCATAGCCATAGCCATATCCTCTAGCAAAATCAACGTCATTCAATACAACTGCCATATTGCGAAGCTTTCCTTGTTCGTATAGTTCTTTAGGAACATTCAACAAGCGCTTGTCTAAGTAATTCGCTCGAGTTACATACATGGTCAAGTCAGCGAACTCAGAAATCAATAGGGTATCTGTTACTAAACTTACTGGAGCTGTATCCACAATAACATAATCATAATGCTCACGTCCATAGTCAATTACCTCCTTGATATGGCCATTCATTAATAGCTCAGCTGGATTTGGAGCAATATAACCTGAATAAATAATATCAAAGTCATAAGGCGCTGGCTTACGGATAATGATATTTTCAACTGGCATATCAGGATTAATTAAATATTGAGTAATACCAATATTTGTATGTTGCAAATGAGCCAAGCCCAAATAATCAAGTACTTTAGGCGATCGAATATCTGCACCAATTAATAAAACCCTTTTACCAGACATCGCCAAGATCCTAGATAGATTCGTTGAGACGAAAGATTTACCTTCTCCAGATGTTGTAGAGGTAACAAAGATCACTGCAGAATCTTTTTTAGCACCAAGCATAAAGGAAATATTGGTCCTTAAAATACGGAATGCCTCTGCTAACGATGAACGGTCATTATCTTTAACCACTGGATCATCAGAACTTGGAATTTCACCTAAAATTGGAGCATTGAATTTCTCTTCTATGTCCTTGCGTGAATGAACTTTATTGTCCATTAAGAATTTAAGATAAAGAATTCCAAAAGGGATTAAAAAACCAGCAATTAACGCCCCAAGCAAAACCAATACTTTTTTTGGGGAAACTGGAATCTTTGATCCATATGCTTCATCAATAACTTTAAGAATTGCCGGAGTTGCAGCTGCCTGAATCTCAGTCTCTTCCCTTTTTTGCAATAGAAACAAATACAAAGATTCAACAATTTGTTGTTCTCTTGAAATATCTTTAAAACCTCTTTCTTGATTTGGCAATTGATTTAATTTGCCTTCAAATTTATTTTTTTGAGATTGCAGAGAGTTAACATTACTCTGGAGCCCTTGCTGATAATTTCTTACTGAAACTCTTAAATTGTTATTAAGATCTTCAATATTTTTATTCAAATTTTGAACAACTGGGTTATTAGGTGTCGCTGACTTTAGTAATTCATCCCTTTCCAAAACTAAATCATTATAACTCTTAACAGTGGCTTGGATAGATTGATCCTCTAATCCAATATTTGACGGCAATAAATTGCCCGTATTTGAGTTTACAGCTGACCCCATCATTTCCGCTAGACGAAGTTGCGTTTGGTATTCAACAAGTTTCCGATCGTTTTCAGATGCATTTTGCATATACAACTGCACCTCCGAACTCATATCGATTAAATTATTTCTGTCCTTATAATCTGCGACTTTCGAATCTGCACTTGCTAAATTTTTTGAAATTAAATCTAATCTTGTATCGATAAATTGTGTAGTCGCCTTACTAACTTTTGTTTTATCATCTGTAACATCCTTATTATATTGATCTATCAAGGAGTTAATCAACTTTTCTCCTTTTGAGATATTTCCAGAATTAATTGAAAAATTGACAACATAAGATTGCTTTTCCTTATTAGGAGTAATCGCTATTGCTTTTAATAAGCCATCCACAAATTGATCTACGGGAATATATGAAATAACAATCTCAGAAGAAATTGACTTTTTCCCTTGAGGTAAAAGCATAATTGGTCCAATTGGACTATTAACTTTTTGCCCGACTGAATATTCTCTCGTGCCAAAATGCTCATCTTCGATAAAAATTTTATCACCTTTTCTTTGAACAGTCATAGAATATTCATTAGAATCCAATCTTGGGTTCTTTGATTCTAATATCACTAATCTAAGCGGTGATTCGGACTCTAAAAGTTCAGAGGTTTTTACATTGCCTTTTGCAAAATAGGTAACATTCAATCTATCATTCTCAACAACCTTTCTGAAAATTCTTCTAGATTTCATTACATCAATCTGATCTAAAACAAATGCAGAAGCTGGACTCCCACTAGCAAAATTAGTAAGTTCAGTTAATCCAGATAATTCACCAGAAGCTTTATTCTCGTCTTGAAGAAGTATTTTTGCAGTAATATTATAAATCTTATCAGCATACCTAAAATATACAAAAGCTCCTATTAAAAACACTAAAATTGAAACAAGAAACCACTTCCAATAATAAGCATATTGCTCAAATAATTGTTTAAGATTAATTTCTTGTTCCTTTGTGGTTTGGGAACGTGGATTTTGCAAATTACTCATGTATGAATATTTGTTAAATTAACGAACTACAACTGCAACAATTGTAATAATTAAACTTGCTATTGACACAAAAATTGAGGTGTTTTGAGTATATTTTGAAGATTGAATTTTCGCACCGTTAGGTTCAACATACACAACATCATTTTGCGCCAAATAATAAACTGGTGAATTTAGAGCCTCTCTTTTTGTTAAATCAACCCTGTATTCTGATTTTTGACCATTCTGTTCTCTTATTACTAAAACATTCTTTCTAACCCCATTGATTGTTAAATCACCAGCCATTCCTAATGCTTCTAGAATTGTAATCCGATCATTTTTTATAGGATAGGAACCTGGAGATTTCACTTCACCTAACACTGTAACTTTGAAATTTCTTATATCAACACTTACACCAGGATTAATGATAAATCGCTCAACTTCTTTCCTTATATATTCTATTGCTTCTGTCCTAGTCCTTCCAGCAAGTTTAATTTTACCTAATTTAGGAAAATCAATTTCACCATTCACATCAACTGCATAAGTTGGAGTAAATGGATTAGTATCTTGAGTTGTTCCTGAGTTATTATATGGTGAAACTTGATTAAAAGGAATAGTTGCCCTCACATCATCTGAAGTTATAGAAATTGCCAAAATATCCCCTGGCTGTAATTTAGGTGCATTTAATTCATAAGAAGTATTTAATGCAGTAGAATCTGATTGAAAATAAATCAAATCTTTTTTAGATGCACAGGAGCTGAGCAAGCTAAGCATAATCACTAAACTTAAAAGTATTCTCATATTTTTAAAATTTCTATAAATAGGCAAAAATTGAACCACAATCAACTTTCAAACCACAAATGTAGGATTTTACATTCAATAACATTAAATTATTTTTATATACTATAAAACCTACAATTGCTAGTGTATTTTACTTTTTAAAAATTCGTAAAATATTTTCTTTAATATATTCACGTTCAGAGTCCTGTAAATTTGAACCTGATGGTAAACATAGCCCATTATTAAACAATTTTTCACTTACTTTTCCTCCATAATAAGGCGATTTTGAAAAAACAGGTTGTAAGTGCATAGGTTTCCACAAAGGGCGAGATTCTACATTAAATTCTAACAGACCTAACCTCAAATCTTCTCTTGTAATCCCAGCAACACCTGCATCAATTAAAATAGCCGACAACCAATGATTTGAAAAATAATCTGAATTGGTTTCTACAAAAACCTCAACGCCATCAATATTATTAAATATTTCTACATAGAATGCTGACATCGCCCTTCTTGCATCAATCCTTTTTCGCAAAACTTCCATTTGTCCTCGGCCAATACCTGCACAGATATTTGACATCCTATAGTTATATCCAATGTGCGAATGCTGATAATGTGGCGCATTATCCCTTGCCTGCGTTGCTAAAAATACTGCTTTATTTTTATCTTCATCAGAATGACAAACTAATGCCCCTCCTCCCGATGTGGTAATAATCTTATTTCCATTAAAACTCAACACACCAAAACGACCAAATGAACCACAAGCTTTACCTTTATATGTTGAGCCTAAAGCTTCAGCAGCATCTTCTATAACAGGAATATCATATTTGTTGGCAACTGCCATAACTTCATCAACTTTAAATGGCATCCCATATAAATGTACAGCTACAATAGCCTTAGGTTTCTTACCTTTAGAGATTCGATCAACAATCGCTTCCTCAAGTGCCTTTGGACAAATATTCCAAGTGTCTGGTTCAGAATCCACAAATACAGGTATGGCTCCTTGATAGGCGATTGGATTCGCTGAAGCCGAAAAAGTCATAGATTGACATATAACTTCGTCACCATAACCAACTCCACATTCGATTAATGCTAAATGAAGAGCAGCTGTACCAGCAGATAGTGCAGCAACACGAACATCAGCATCTAAAAATTGCTCTAAGCTTTTCTCAAATTCATTCACGTTTGGACCTAAAGGCGCCACCCAATTTTCATCAAAAGCTTGATGAATATACTTTAACTCATTTCCACCCATATGAGGCGAAGAAAGCCATATTTTATCAACCATAATCTTATTAACTATAAAAAATATATCATTAATTTTTTCTTATTTCTCTTCCCGGATTACCAATAATAGTCATCCCATCTTGGACATCTCTAATTATTACGGCTCCTGCTCCAATTATACAATTCCGCCCAATTTTAATTCCTTGTATTATTGAAGCTCCAATTCCTACATGTGTACATTCTCCGATTTCAACATTCCCAGCTAATGCAACATTAGGAGAAATATGTACAAAATCTGAAATTTTACAATCATGATCAATTGAGCAATTAGTATTTAAAATACAAAAATTTCCTACACTCGTACCAGCGTTAACAGAGACTCCAGACATAACTACTGTCCCTGTGCCAATTTCAGAATATTTTGATATAGAGCTTTTAGGATGAATCAGAGCTTGTAAATCAAAGAAATTTGAGGAGGCTATTTTTTTTCTAATAAAATTATCCCCTATAGCAATTACTGATTCCTTTGGAAGAACATTAAGGTTATGACTTATTTTTTTTCCAAGAATTTCTTTTTTCAGAACATCTTGATCATAAACCTCACCTACAACTCCCCCATTTTCCTCAATAATATCAATTATTACTTTAGCATGTCCACTAGCACCAATTATTGAAATTTTATTCATAGTCATTTCCTTTAAACATCTCGACAGTTGCTTGTCCATCGGCAGAAATGCCTTCTCTAACAAAAACTTTCTTTATTGTCAGAAAAAAAATTTTTACATCTAGCGCAAATGATAAATTATCTATATACCACACATCAAAATTAAACTTCTGTTTCCAAGATAATGCATTTCTTCCGTTCACTTGAGCCCACCCAGTAATACCAGGACGTACTTCATGTCTACGTTTCTGAAAATCATCATAAAGCTCAAGATATTGAATTAATAATGGTCGAGGACCAATCAAGGACATGTCTCCTTTAATAACATTAATTAATTGGGGTATTTCATCTATTGACGTTTTCCTGACGAAGGATCCTATAGAAGTTAGGCGAAGTGCATCAGGTAGAAGATTCCCTTCTTCATCTTTGCGATCAGTCATTGTCTTAAACTTGATGATTTTGAATATTTTACCATTCAATCCAGGCCTAGATTGCAAAAAAAATGGTTTGCCAGAATTTACAAAAAACAAGCAGATTAAAATTGTAATAAATATTGGAAATAGAATAATAAAACCAATAAGAGAAAGAGTAAAATCCAAACTCCGTTTTCCAAAATTCTTATAAATCATTGTTAAAACCATTTATTTTTAATAATTCCTTATATTCTTTTAATAAACAATCCCAAACATAATTTTGCTCATATCTTTCTGAAACTAACTTTCTAGCATTTAAAGTTAAATATTGACATAGAACTTTATCCTCCATAATTAATTTCATACTTTTCAATACTTCACCTTTATCCTTTACAGGAATTATTATCCCATTTTCGCGATGTTTAATAATTTCATTATTTCCATTAATATCTGTAACAATACTAGGTAAACCCATTGCACCTGCTTGAATCACTACGTTAGGAAACCCTTCTCTATAACTTGGGAAAACCAATACATTTGAAATTGCATAATATGGTCTAACATCATTTTGAAAACCTAGCTTAATAATATTGGGATTATTATCAATGACTATTTTTGTTTCCGCATGAAGGGGGTCTAGTTTCTCTTCTTCCTTGCCAACTAATAACAGTTTTGTTTTAAACAAATTCAATTCAGAAAATGCCTGAACTAATTCATTCACGCCTTTATCACTAACAAGTCGTCCAACAAAGACAAACACGAAATCATCGTCATCTATCAACAAACTTTTTCTCAAATTAGCATTATCTAGATTTGAAAACAAAGAGGGATTGAAAAAATCTAAATTTATACCATTAACATTCCCATTTCCTAAAACCCTTAGTGGTTTTAATGTTATTAAGTATTTCACTAAATCCTCTTTTACACCATTTCCTTCTGGATAGACATTAGTCGCGGCCCAACAAAGTAGTTTATCCATATAAATCAAAATCAATTTTAATATCCCTTTTTTTGAAGGAAAAACTAATCCAGTAAAGGTATGAACACGAATGGGGACACCTGCCATTTTAGCAGCTAACATAGATAACAACCCCGCTTTGGGTGTAATGGAATGAACTATAATTGGTTTTTCTTTTCTAAATCTATAATATAATTGAATTAACGAAATAACATCCTTAAAAATATTAATACCTCTTGACATTTCAACTGGAACCACTTTTACCTCTTCACGTAAAGAGGTTTTTGCTAAAAGTTCACCATCAGAAGATATTGCAACAACATCAAAATAGGAAGAAAGATATTTTAATTGACCTTTTAATAGTAAATATAAAGATTCAGGAACTGTAGATGTTCGAATTATCTTAATCATCGCTAATTGTATTTCACTAAAGCAGAATTCAATTTATTTATTTTATTGAAATTCAAATTACTATTTGATTTTTTTAAATTAATAGTTTTAACCCCATTATAATTTTCATTTGAAACATTTACAGATGAATTATAATTAACTACAATATGTTTTGTAGAATTTTTTACGGTAAAAACATTATTATTGAATTTTACACCATTTGAATAAATATTCATGATAGAGTTAGAATTAAAATCATAATTGCCATCGACAATAAATTGATTGTTTTCAATTATACTTCCAGATCTTTGTCCATTGGGGGCATAAAAATTCATTAATGACCGACCTGATCCATCATCAATACCTCTTGTCCTTTTTAGGGCCAAACCTTTTTTTAATCCATTATTTGAAATAATATTATTTTTTACAACTACTGGCTTATTCCCATTCTTATTTACATTATAAAAAACCAGTCCTAAATCACTTCCTCCGATATTGTTACCTTCAATTAAGTGACCACCAAAATCTCCCTCAAAATGTATCCCTCTATCATATCCAAAAATCCTATTATTTAATAAACTAATATTTGAACAATAATATTCCACTACAATACCACTTCTACCAAATTGCTTAGTTTTAGAAAAATCATTTAAAACTTTATTCCCCTTTATTGTTCCTTTTGAAGCATTAGCAATATAAATTCCATCGCCGTAACTATCAGTCTTCGGATCATAACCCCAACAATTCAGAATTTCATTATTACTTATATTAACTGATTGAAAGCGTGAAGAAAGTTCTGAACCAACGCTCTTCGTCGTAAAAATTGAAATTC contains:
- a CDS encoding polysaccharide biosynthesis/export family protein; its protein translation is MRILLSLVIMLSLLSSCASKKDLIYFQSDSTALNTSYELNAPKLQPGDILAISITSDDVRATIPFNQVSPYNNSGTTQDTNPFTPTYAVDVNGEIDFPKLGKIKLAGRTRTEAIEYIRKEVERFIINPGVSVDIRNFKVTVLGEVKSPGSYPIKNDRITILEALGMAGDLTINGVRKNVLVIREQNGQKSEYRVDLTKREALNSPVYYLAQNDVVYVEPNGAKIQSSKYTQNTSIFVSIASLIITIVAVVVR
- a CDS encoding DegT/DnrJ/EryC1/StrS aminotransferase family protein; this encodes MVDKIWLSSPHMGGNELKYIHQAFDENWVAPLGPNVNEFEKSLEQFLDADVRVAALSAGTAALHLALIECGVGYGDEVICQSMTFSASANPIAYQGAIPVFVDSEPDTWNICPKALEEAIVDRISKGKKPKAIVAVHLYGMPFKVDEVMAVANKYDIPVIEDAAEALGSTYKGKACGSFGRFGVLSFNGNKIITTSGGGALVCHSDEDKNKAVFLATQARDNAPHYQHSHIGYNYRMSNICAGIGRGQMEVLRKRIDARRAMSAFYVEIFNNIDGVEVFVETNSDYFSNHWLSAILIDAGVAGITREDLRLGLLEFNVESRPLWKPMHLQPVFSKSPYYGGKVSEKLFNNGLCLPSGSNLQDSEREYIKENILRIFKK
- a CDS encoding acetyltransferase — encoded protein: MNKISIIGASGHAKVIIDIIEENGGVVGEVYDQDVLKKEILGKKISHNLNVLPKESVIAIGDNFIRKKIASSNFFDLQALIHPKSSISKYSEIGTGTVVMSGVSVNAGTSVGNFCILNTNCSIDHDCKISDFVHISPNVALAGNVEIGECTHVGIGASIIQGIKIGRNCIIGAGAVIIRDVQDGMTIIGNPGREIRKN
- a CDS encoding sugar transferase gives rise to the protein MIYKNFGKRSLDFTLSLIGFIILFPIFITILICLFFVNSGKPFFLQSRPGLNGKIFKIIKFKTMTDRKDEEGNLLPDALRLTSIGSFVRKTSIDEIPQLINVIKGDMSLIGPRPLLIQYLELYDDFQKRRHEVRPGITGWAQVNGRNALSWKQKFNFDVWYIDNLSFALDVKIFFLTIKKVFVREGISADGQATVEMFKGNDYE
- a CDS encoding glycosyltransferase family 4 protein, producing MIKIIRTSTVPESLYLLLKGQLKYLSSYFDVVAISSDGELLAKTSLREEVKVVPVEMSRGINIFKDVISLIQLYYRFRKEKPIIVHSITPKAGLLSMLAAKMAGVPIRVHTFTGLVFPSKKGILKLILIYMDKLLCWAATNVYPEGNGVKEDLVKYLITLKPLRVLGNGNVNGINLDFFNPSLFSNLDNANLRKSLLIDDDDFVFVFVGRLVSDKGVNELVQAFSELNLFKTKLLLVGKEEEKLDPLHAETKIVIDNNPNIIKLGFQNDVRPYYAISNVLVFPSYREGFPNVVIQAGAMGLPSIVTDINGNNEIIKHRENGIIIPVKDKGEVLKSMKLIMEDKVLCQYLTLNARKLVSERYEQNYVWDCLLKEYKELLKINGFNNDL
- a CDS encoding glycosyl hydrolase family 28-related protein is translated as MKITISVVLLLITFQSCIGKTLNVKDFGAVGNGKVDDTQAILNCFKQVKSDGINEVVFPAGNYLISKPIDVFLSSGSLIITGESKSLTKIKNINQGSVITIRGFYSLPSMGEFKMSDLTLAGEFPIYSSSNRFINKPKFYYGVMVSDLKSVTITNIKVEGIYGEGISIFTTKSVGSELSSRFQSVNISNNEILNCWGYDPKTDSYGDGIYIANASKGTIKGNKVLNDFSKTKQFGRSGIVVEYYCSNISLLNNRIFGYDRGIHFEGDFGGHLIEGNNIGGSDLGLVFYNVNKNGNKPVVVKNNIISNNGLKKGLALKRTRGIDDGSGRSLMNFYAPNGQRSGSIIENNQFIVDGNYDFNSNSIMNIYSNGVKFNNNVFTVKNSTKHIVVNYNSSVNVSNENYNGVKTINLKKSNSNLNFNKINKLNSALVKYN